A section of the Pimelobacter simplex genome encodes:
- a CDS encoding vWA domain-containing protein, with product MNPTTATALVVLRRVAIVLAFVAVLLRPGVGQTSVSEQLSDLDVLVVVDRTRSMAALDHDGRNPRIRGVQADLTALAKALPGARFGLLTFGAETRLVMPFSSDTTAFDAAVETIYLEGPKDGAGSAADRPVPELTAVLKRAQEQRPERRRIVVYAGDGENTTGADDSERQSFEDVRDLVAGGAVLGYGTSDGGPMPESDGLDGAAGYVRDPETAETAISHADLGNLREIADQLGVRFQHRTGPGDLAPLVKSFAASYSDGQGGHDRPAKHDLTWLAALVLLGLVLLELRAGWHAVWTSRHALRPARAPREGGRR from the coding sequence GTGAACCCGACCACCGCCACCGCCCTCGTCGTGCTGCGCCGGGTCGCGATCGTGCTCGCCTTCGTCGCCGTGCTGCTGCGGCCCGGCGTCGGCCAGACCTCGGTGAGCGAGCAGCTCTCCGACCTCGACGTGCTCGTCGTCGTCGACCGCACCCGGTCGATGGCAGCTCTCGACCACGACGGCCGCAACCCGCGGATCAGGGGCGTCCAGGCCGACCTCACCGCACTCGCCAAGGCGCTGCCCGGCGCCCGGTTCGGGCTGCTCACCTTCGGCGCCGAGACCCGGCTGGTGATGCCGTTCAGCTCCGACACCACCGCCTTCGACGCCGCCGTCGAGACCATCTACCTCGAGGGCCCCAAGGACGGCGCGGGCTCGGCCGCCGACCGCCCCGTGCCCGAGCTGACCGCCGTCCTCAAGCGCGCCCAGGAGCAGCGCCCCGAGCGCCGCCGGATCGTCGTCTACGCCGGCGACGGCGAGAACACCACCGGCGCCGACGACAGCGAGCGGCAGTCGTTCGAGGACGTGCGCGACCTCGTCGCCGGCGGCGCGGTGCTCGGCTACGGCACCTCCGACGGCGGCCCGATGCCCGAGTCCGACGGCCTCGACGGCGCGGCGGGCTACGTGCGCGATCCCGAGACCGCCGAGACCGCGATCTCCCATGCCGACCTCGGCAACCTCAGGGAGATCGCCGACCAGCTCGGAGTCCGCTTCCAGCACCGCACCGGGCCCGGTGACCTGGCGCCGCTCGTGAAGTCGTTCGCGGCGTCGTACTCCGACGGGCAGGGCGGCCACGACCGCCCCGCGAAGCACGACCTGACCTGGCTCGCCGCGCTGGTGCTGCTCGGCCTGGTCCTCCTCGAGCTCCGCGCCGGCTGGCACGCCGTGTGGACCTCGCGCCACGCGCTGCGCCCGGCCCGTGCCCCGCGCGAAGGAGGCCGACGATGA
- a CDS encoding FAD binding domain-containing protein produces the protein MIPAAFEYVAPTSVEEALAALAEHGDDAKVIAGGQSLLPVLRMRLNAPEWVIDLGRIESLRGVRDGGDHLAIGAMTTHHDVGHSPLVHEHALLISKAITHLADAQVRHRGTFGGALAHADPAGDLGAPALALGSTFVVQGPGGTREIPGSEFFVDLFETAISDDELLVEVRVPKHDGWGASYEKFVRIAHQWPIVAVAATVRMDGDTIAEARIGLTNMGSTPVRASAAEQVLAGQPATEEGVAAAAALAADGTNPPSDLNGDADYRRHLATVLTRRAVLAAAGRS, from the coding sequence ATGATCCCCGCAGCGTTCGAGTACGTCGCCCCGACCTCGGTCGAGGAGGCGCTGGCGGCGCTCGCCGAGCACGGCGACGACGCCAAGGTCATCGCCGGCGGCCAGAGCCTGCTGCCGGTGCTCCGGATGCGGCTCAACGCCCCCGAGTGGGTGATCGACCTGGGCCGGATCGAGAGCCTGCGCGGCGTCCGCGACGGCGGCGACCACCTCGCCATCGGCGCGATGACCACCCACCACGACGTCGGCCACAGCCCGCTCGTGCACGAGCACGCCCTGCTCATCAGCAAGGCGATCACGCACCTCGCCGACGCCCAGGTCCGCCACCGCGGGACGTTCGGCGGCGCGCTCGCCCACGCCGACCCGGCCGGCGACCTCGGTGCGCCGGCGCTGGCGCTGGGCTCGACGTTCGTCGTCCAGGGGCCCGGTGGCACGCGGGAGATCCCCGGCTCGGAGTTCTTCGTCGACCTCTTCGAGACCGCGATCTCCGACGACGAGCTGCTGGTCGAGGTGCGCGTGCCGAAGCACGACGGCTGGGGTGCGTCGTACGAGAAGTTCGTGCGGATCGCCCACCAGTGGCCGATCGTGGCGGTCGCCGCGACGGTCCGGATGGACGGCGACACCATCGCCGAGGCGCGGATCGGGCTGACCAACATGGGCTCGACGCCGGTCCGTGCGAGCGCCGCCGAGCAGGTCCTCGCCGGCCAGCCGGCCACCGAGGAGGGCGTCGCGGCCGCCGCCGCGCTCGCCGCCGACGGGACCAACCCGCCCAGCGACCTCAACGGCGACGCCGACTACCGCCGCCACCTCGCCACCGTCCTGACCCGGCGAGCCGTGCTCGCCGCCGCCGGAAGGAGCTGA
- a CDS encoding SRPBCC family protein — translation MDLSHSFTVPTSVAATWEHFQDIGALAECFPGAQVTAVGTDDDGAPTFEGTCKVKLGPIALVYAGSGKFVERDEAGRRFVVDAKGRDKRGNGTAGAKVTVTMAEAGDGATQVDVVTDLAITGKPAQFGRGVMQDVSDKLLGQFVSCLEQRLAAEAAPAAEPEPALAPAPGADTAAEPAAAPPPRPAPAPAPAPVAAGGDDALDLGSAVLPVLLKSYGKQIAAALAVVLGLAALRRRRRRRRAR, via the coding sequence ATGGACCTCTCCCACTCCTTCACGGTCCCGACCTCGGTCGCCGCCACCTGGGAGCACTTCCAGGACATCGGCGCCCTCGCCGAGTGCTTCCCGGGCGCCCAGGTCACCGCGGTCGGCACGGACGACGACGGCGCACCGACCTTCGAGGGGACCTGCAAGGTCAAGCTCGGCCCGATCGCCCTCGTGTACGCCGGCTCGGGCAAGTTCGTCGAGCGCGACGAGGCCGGACGCCGCTTCGTCGTCGACGCCAAGGGGCGCGACAAGCGCGGCAACGGGACCGCGGGGGCCAAGGTCACCGTGACCATGGCCGAGGCCGGCGACGGCGCCACCCAGGTCGACGTCGTCACCGACCTGGCCATCACCGGCAAGCCGGCGCAGTTCGGCCGGGGCGTCATGCAGGACGTCTCGGACAAGCTGCTCGGGCAGTTCGTCTCGTGCCTGGAGCAGCGGCTCGCGGCCGAGGCGGCACCCGCCGCTGAGCCGGAGCCGGCCCTGGCCCCGGCACCCGGAGCGGACACGGCGGCGGAGCCGGCCGCAGCGCCGCCACCGCGCCCGGCACCCGCGCCGGCACCCGCACCCGTGGCCGCGGGCGGGGACGACGCCCTCGACCTCGGGTCGGCGGTGCTGCCGGTGCTGCTCAAGAGCTACGGCAAGCAGATCGCGGCGGCGCTCGCCGTCGTGCTCGGCCTGGCCGCGCTACGCCGGCGCCGACGCCGCCGGCGCGCGCGGTAG